The genomic DNA CTGGGCAAATGTGCTCGGCCACCTCGCGCTTGCTGGTACACGATGGCATTGCCGATGCGCTGCTGCCACGCCTGCAGCAGGCACTGGAAACGCTGCGCGTCGGTAACCCACTGACGGAAGAAGTGGACATGGGCCCGCTGACCAGCCAGGCGCAATGGTTGAAGGTCGCCAGCTACTTTGCCACAGCCCGTGAAGAAGGCCTGCAGTGCCTGGCCGGTGGCAAAGCACTGGACCGCGACGGCTGGTTTGTCAGCCCGACGCTGTATGCCGACGTCCCGGTGGACAGCCGCCTGTGGAATGAAGAAATCTTCGGGCCGGTGCTGTGCGCACGTCGATTCTCGACCGAAGCAGACGCAATTACCGAGGCCAACGACAGCCGTTTCGGCCTTGTCGCCACCGTTTGCTCAGCGGACCTGGAGCGCGCCGAGCGGGTGGCCGATGCGCTGGAAGTCGGGCATGTGTGGATCAACTCGGTGCAAGCGGTGTTCGTCGAGACGTCTTGGGGCGGCACCAAGGGTAGCGGCATCGGGCGGGAGCTCGGGCCTTGGGGGTTGTCGGGCTACCTGTCGGTCAAACATGTGACGCGGTGCCTGGGCTGATTGCCCTAGAGGCCGCCAGGCGGCCCAAGCGCCGGCAAGCCGACATCCACTCTGGGGCCTGACGTAGCACCTGAGGGGCCGGCTTGCGCGCTGGGGTGTTACGCCGGCTCGTCAGCCGGGCGCGCGCCCTCCTGCACCAGCACCATGCTCTGCGGTGAAGACAGGGGAATGCCCTCATCCCGCAAACGCCCCAGGATGGTGAACAGCAGGTCGCTGCGCGCCCCCGACACCTGCCGCGGCCCCGCCACATAGCCGCTGACACTGATCACCATGCCGCTGGTAGTCAGGTCCTTGAAGGTTACCGACGCAGCCGGCGCATCCAGGATCGCCTCATGCTCGTGAAAGGCAGTCAGCAGCAGGTCGCGAACCTGGTTGGCATCGGTCTCCAGCGGCAAGGTCAGGGTGATGCCCACCACACCCAAGGCATTGCCCATGGTTACGTTGCGCACGTTCTGCGAGATGAACTGCGAGTTGGGCACGATCACCGTGGAGCGGTCGGACATCTGGATCTCTGTGGCGCGCACGTTGATCCGGCGAATGTCACCCTCGACGCCGGCCAGGCTCACCCAATCGCCCACCTTGACCGGGCGCTCGGTTAGCAGGATCAGACCGGAAATGAAGTTCTGCACGATCTGCTGCAAGCCGAAACCGATACCCACCGACAGGGCGCTGACTACCCAGGTCAGGCTGGTGAGGTTGATCCGCAGGGTCGACATCACCAGCATGGCCAGGAACAGGAAGCCCAGGTAACCGACCAGGGTTACCAGCGAAGCACGCATGCCGGCGTCCATGTCGGTTTCCGGCAGCAGGCGCTCGCTCAGCCAGCGCTTGAGTACACGGATACCGAGCATGCCGCCTAACAGCATCGCCACGGCCAGCAGGATGTCCTGCGGCACGATGTTCAGGTTGCCGAGCAATTTGCCACCGGTGCCGTCCCAGTCGCCCAGGCTCATCAGCAACTCGCCGGGGCTGGTGCCCGACGGCATCAACGCCAGCATCACCGCCAGGAACAGCAGGACCGTGCGGCTGACACCGGTCAGGATGGTGCTGGCCTGGGCCTGGTGGCGTGGTGCCAGGCCCAGCGACGACGCCAGTGCCAGGCCGCCGGGTTGACGCGGCGACAGCAGGGTTTCGCACAGATCAGCCAGGAAGGTGGTCAAAAGGTAGGCGCAGGTGGCGACCATGCTGATCCACAGCAGCTTGGCCGTGAGGAAGTAGGCCAGGGTGAGGTAGCCGGCCAGCAGCGTCAGCACGATAAGCCCGACCCACACCACGATCACGAACGGGATCAGCCCTGCCAGGCCGGTCGGGCGCGCCAGCTCATGTTTGCGCAAGGTCCGGCGGTAACGTATGAGCGCCGCGGAGAAGATGGCGGCTACCACCAGCGCGGTCAGGCCGTTGGTGGCGACAGTCAGCGCCAGGCTGGTGCCGATCACACTGTTGATGCGCTCGAAGGTCAGCATCACCATCAGTGCCAGGGCCAGCAACTTGGGGAACCAACCCAGAGCACTGGCCACTTCGTCGGGGATCGGCGGCAGGCGCCAGGAAGGCCGTTGCAGCATCAACATGGCCCGGCCAAGGCCGGTGATGAAGGCACTGAACACCACGAGCATGAGGAAGTGGTTGGTCAGGCTGGCTATGTCCGAGCCCAGCATGGCACTGCTTTGAAGGCCCCAACGCAGCAGCGACACGGCGCCGGCGATAGTGCCCAAGGTGGCCAGACTCACGCTCAAGGCCAGCGCGCTTCGGCGTAGGCGGCCTTCGGGCAGCCAGCGGATCATGGCTGCAGCGAGCAGGCGCTCAAGAACCAGGCGGACCAGTGTCCAGACCAGGATCGCAGCCACCAGGCTAGTGATGAAGAACCCGCGGTGTTCAGCGCTGAAGGCGCTGGCGACGGCGTCGGCGGCCTCGCCGCGCAGATCACGCAGGCGCATCACATCGTCCTCGGTAGGACGGATCAGCGACTGCCAAAAGGCCGGGCTCAGCGGACTGGCCGCCCGGCTGGTAACTTGCGAGTTGAACTGGCTACGGCGCAGGTTGACGATTTGCGTGGACAGGTCGCGCGCCGACTGGGTCAGCTTGGTGGCCTGATCCTGCTCGGCGAGCACCGACTTTTTCTGCGCCTCCAGCTCCTTGCGTTGCAAGGCCAGGGTTGGGGCTTCATCTTTCTGTACCGGGCCGATGACCTTGAGCTTGTCGTCGAGCTTCTGCGCGTCGGCTGCGCGCAAGGTACTCAGCGCATCGGCCTGTCGCTGGACCTGCACGGTAGCCATGCGCAGTTGCGAGAGCAGATCGTCATTGGCGTTGCTGGTTACGCCCTGACGAATCTGGTCGAGCCTATCGCTCAACTGCTCGATGCTTGCGTTTTCATCCAGCACCGGCAGCTCGCTGGCAACCAGGTTGGCAACCGGCACGGAAGCCGACCAGGCCGGCGACGCAAGCGCCAGCATCAGGGCCATTACCACCAGGTAAAATCGGGCAAGGCTGACACGCCTCATCGAACATTCCTCTTCACAATTCGATTTGGCGGTGGATTCTACGCGGCTTGGGGCGTTCAGGAGAGTGCCGTTTCTCGGTCCAGCAGTTGCCGCTTGCGTTCCACCCCCCAGCGGTAGCCGCTGATGTCGCCGTCAAGGCGCACCACCCGGTGACAAGGAATCGCCACGGCGATACGGTTGGCCGCGCAAGCCATGGCCACTGCGCGCACGGCTTTGGGCGCGCCAATGCGCTCGGCGATCTCGGTATAGCTGACCCGGCCGCCCACCGGAACCTCACACAGTGCTTGCCAGACCCGCTCCTGAAACGCGGTGCCCTGCACATCCAGAGGCAAGTCCAGGC from Pseudomonas putida includes the following:
- a CDS encoding DUF3772 domain-containing protein encodes the protein MRRVSLARFYLVVMALMLALASPAWSASVPVANLVASELPVLDENASIEQLSDRLDQIRQGVTSNANDDLLSQLRMATVQVQRQADALSTLRAADAQKLDDKLKVIGPVQKDEAPTLALQRKELEAQKKSVLAEQDQATKLTQSARDLSTQIVNLRRSQFNSQVTSRAASPLSPAFWQSLIRPTEDDVMRLRDLRGEAADAVASAFSAEHRGFFITSLVAAILVWTLVRLVLERLLAAAMIRWLPEGRLRRSALALSVSLATLGTIAGAVSLLRWGLQSSAMLGSDIASLTNHFLMLVVFSAFITGLGRAMLMLQRPSWRLPPIPDEVASALGWFPKLLALALMVMLTFERINSVIGTSLALTVATNGLTALVVAAIFSAALIRYRRTLRKHELARPTGLAGLIPFVIVVWVGLIVLTLLAGYLTLAYFLTAKLLWISMVATCAYLLTTFLADLCETLLSPRQPGGLALASSLGLAPRHQAQASTILTGVSRTVLLFLAVMLALMPSGTSPGELLMSLGDWDGTGGKLLGNLNIVPQDILLAVAMLLGGMLGIRVLKRWLSERLLPETDMDAGMRASLVTLVGYLGFLFLAMLVMSTLRINLTSLTWVVSALSVGIGFGLQQIVQNFISGLILLTERPVKVGDWVSLAGVEGDIRRINVRATEIQMSDRSTVIVPNSQFISQNVRNVTMGNALGVVGITLTLPLETDANQVRDLLLTAFHEHEAILDAPAASVTFKDLTTSGMVISVSGYVAGPRQVSGARSDLLFTILGRLRDEGIPLSSPQSMVLVQEGARPADEPA